One genomic segment of Ignavibacteriales bacterium includes these proteins:
- a CDS encoding GIY-YIG nuclease family protein: MKTGYVYFMSNFKRTTFYIGVTSDLACRVYQHRVGEVEGFTKRYRLKYLVY; this comes from the coding sequence ATGAAAACCGGTTATGTGTACTTTATGAGCAACTTCAAGCGGACAACATTCTATATCGGAGTCACAAGTGATCTTGCATGCAGAGTCTATCAACATCGAGTAGGAGAAGTAGAAGGATTTACTAAAAGATATCGTTTGAAATATCTTGTTTACTAA
- a CDS encoding cystathionine gamma-synthase family protein — protein MDKELISNGKKKLLKPETLMMGYGYKPEWSEGAVKCPIFQTSTFVFENAKDGKEFFEMAHGVREPGKHGAGLIYSRINNPDLEILEDRLTVWDEAEACAVFDSGMAAISTAVLELLKPGDVLLSSKPIYGGTEHLFETVLTKFGIKTLEFGVHHTKQQIIEMVKQAGAADKLRMIFFETPANPTNCLIDIDMCVDIAKHFSTTERKVFTALDNTFLGPVFQHPIKHGIDLVLYSATKYIGGHSDVVAGACLGSKELINRIKSLRVALGSMASPLTGWLLMRSLETLKMRMTTAALSAEEIAEWLTKHPKVEKVLYLGLLKEGDPQYAIYKKQCLSPGAMISFIIKGDEQASFRFLDSLKMIKLAVSLGGTESLAEHPAAMTHSAVEPQKRKEFGITDNLVRLSVGVEAVEDIIWDLDQALAQI, from the coding sequence ATGGATAAAGAACTTATTTCCAACGGAAAGAAGAAATTATTAAAGCCCGAGACTCTGATGATGGGCTACGGCTACAAACCGGAATGGTCGGAAGGAGCAGTGAAATGCCCGATTTTTCAGACCTCCACCTTTGTATTTGAAAACGCAAAAGATGGAAAAGAATTTTTCGAGATGGCTCATGGCGTGCGTGAACCAGGCAAACACGGCGCTGGACTCATCTACAGTCGAATCAACAATCCCGATCTGGAAATTCTCGAAGACCGACTCACAGTATGGGATGAAGCTGAAGCATGTGCTGTGTTTGACAGCGGAATGGCTGCAATCAGCACGGCAGTGCTTGAGCTGCTGAAGCCGGGAGACGTCCTCTTGAGCAGCAAACCGATCTATGGCGGCACTGAACACCTTTTTGAAACCGTACTGACAAAATTCGGTATCAAGACATTAGAATTTGGCGTTCATCATACAAAGCAGCAGATCATTGAGATGGTGAAACAGGCAGGTGCCGCAGATAAGCTTCGGATGATCTTCTTTGAAACACCTGCAAATCCAACAAACTGCCTGATTGATATTGATATGTGTGTTGATATTGCAAAGCATTTTTCAACAACGGAACGCAAAGTTTTTACCGCGCTGGATAATACATTTCTCGGGCCTGTCTTCCAACATCCCATCAAGCATGGCATTGACCTTGTTCTCTATTCGGCAACAAAGTATATCGGCGGCCATAGTGATGTCGTAGCCGGTGCCTGCCTCGGCTCCAAAGAGCTCATCAACCGCATTAAATCGCTGCGCGTTGCTCTCGGTTCCATGGCAAGTCCATTGACAGGCTGGCTGCTCATGCGCAGTCTCGAGACCCTCAAAATGCGCATGACCACCGCCGCACTGAGCGCAGAAGAAATTGCCGAATGGTTGACGAAACATCCCAAAGTGGAGAAAGTGTTGTATCTTGGTCTCTTGAAAGAGGGCGATCCGCAATATGCCATCTATAAAAAACAATGCCTCTCTCCTGGAGCAATGATCAGTTTTATTATCAAGGGCGATGAACAAGCGTCGTTCCGATTTCTTGATTCGCTCAAGATGATAAAGCTTGCAGTCAGTCTTGGCGGGACGGAATCGCTTGCCGAACATCCGGCTGCAATGACACATTCAGCAGTGGAACCGCAAAAACGCAAAGAGTTTGGAATAACAGATAACCTCGTTCGTCTTTCGGTAGGTGTCGAAGCAGTGGAAGATATTATATGGGATTTGGATCAGGCATTGGCACAAATATAA
- a CDS encoding aminotransferase class V-fold PLP-dependent enzyme — MTAKINGTIAMNFEKYFSPFRRNIVGLRQTFKSPYGRKQIVYADWTASGRLYAPIEEKIQNTFGPFVGNTHTETNITGTMMTQAYHQAHEIIKRHVNAGPKDALLNVGFGMTAALVKFQRMLGLKYPDQLEQFVSIPSEKKPVVFVTHMEHHSNHTSWYETIADVCVIPPTKEGLVDVERLQELLREYKNRPLKIGSFTACSNVTGIQTPYHQLAKIMHEHAGVCFIDFAASAPYVNINMHPADPMERLDAIFFSPHKFLGGPGSSGVMVFDSELYHLKSPDQPGGGTILWTNPWGKYRYKPDIEEREDGGTPGFLQAIRSALAVELKEHMVVKHMLKREEEIVPALLNEMRTIPDLKILADNIDHRLGIISFYFNDIHYNLVVKILNDRFGIQMRGGCLCAGTYGHYLLHVDQPHSNAITKRIDHGDLSTKPGWVRLSLHPTTTNDEVAYIIDALRSLQKNIGKWEKDYKYNVHNNEFSHKRFKESNLKTVRQWFEL, encoded by the coding sequence GTGACTGCCAAGATAAATGGTACAATTGCTATGAACTTCGAAAAATATTTTTCCCCTTTTCGCAGGAACATTGTCGGGCTTCGGCAGACATTTAAGTCACCTTACGGCAGAAAACAAATTGTCTATGCAGACTGGACTGCCAGTGGAAGACTGTATGCTCCCATCGAAGAGAAAATACAAAATACATTCGGCCCGTTTGTCGGCAACACTCATACAGAAACAAACATCACAGGAACAATGATGACACAGGCGTATCATCAAGCGCATGAAATCATCAAAAGGCATGTCAATGCAGGTCCGAAAGATGCCCTGTTGAATGTCGGATTCGGCATGACCGCCGCGTTGGTTAAGTTTCAAAGGATGTTAGGTTTGAAATATCCGGATCAGCTTGAACAGTTTGTTTCCATCCCTTCCGAGAAAAAACCGGTCGTCTTCGTGACGCACATGGAACATCATTCCAATCATACGTCGTGGTATGAAACCATTGCGGATGTTTGTGTCATTCCACCGACAAAAGAAGGGCTCGTCGATGTTGAACGTTTACAGGAATTACTTCGCGAGTATAAAAATCGTCCATTAAAAATTGGCTCGTTTACCGCTTGTTCCAACGTTACCGGTATCCAAACGCCGTATCATCAGCTTGCAAAAATTATGCACGAACACGCCGGCGTTTGTTTTATAGATTTTGCTGCATCTGCACCGTATGTAAATATCAACATGCATCCTGCCGACCCAATGGAACGGTTGGATGCGATTTTCTTCTCACCGCATAAATTTTTAGGAGGCCCTGGTTCGTCCGGCGTGATGGTATTCGATTCAGAGCTCTATCATCTAAAATCCCCCGATCAACCCGGCGGCGGTACTATTCTTTGGACAAATCCATGGGGAAAATACCGCTATAAACCTGATATCGAAGAACGCGAAGACGGCGGCACACCGGGATTCTTACAGGCAATTCGGTCCGCGCTTGCCGTAGAATTAAAGGAACACATGGTTGTGAAACATATGCTCAAACGTGAGGAAGAAATTGTTCCTGCGCTTCTCAATGAAATGCGTACAATCCCGGATCTTAAAATTCTTGCGGACAACATCGATCATCGGCTTGGGATTATTTCTTTCTACTTTAATGATATTCACTATAATCTTGTTGTAAAAATTTTAAACGACCGATTCGGTATACAAATGCGCGGGGGGTGTCTGTGTGCCGGCACCTACGGACATTATTTACTTCATGTCGATCAACCGCATTCCAATGCCATTACGAAGCGAATTGATCATGGCGATCTTTCAACGAAACCGGGATGGGTACGATTGTCTCTTCATCCAACAACAACAAATGATGAAGTGGCTTACATCATTGATGCATTACGATCGTTGCAAAAAAATATCGGGAAGTGGGAAAAAGATTACAAATACAATGTACACAACAATGAATTCTCGCATAAGAGATTTAAGGAGTCCAATCTGAAAACTGTTCGGCAGTGGTTCGAATTATAG